Proteins encoded by one window of uncultured Draconibacterium sp.:
- the feoB gene encoding ferrous iron transport protein B codes for MKLSEARNNEPVVITKVLGHGSFRKRITEMGFIRGNEVRAIKNAPFKGPTEYKILNYNITLRKSEAEQIEVIPAKEFKKTYPDHFEGTIDRNIDLVNQSERTRTINVALVGNPNCGKTTLFNFISGSKEKVGNYSGVTVDIHKATFKKGHYTFNFYDLPGTYSLTAYSKEEIFVRQFIYEQTPDIVINVLDSTNLERSLFLTTQLIDMDLRCIMALNMFDELEKNKLKLDKDELSKLTGIPLIPTVSSKGLGLDSLIEKVIEVFEGRDTISRHIHINYGKDLEESIKTIRKKIKEDKPITDKISSRFLAIKLLEKDNQVIELLSRYSNFNEIQQVTLKEIKKIELLENDDSETVIANAKYSFIAGALRETYTNKHKEKKTRSEKIDSILTNRYLGFPIFTALLFFIFWTTFKLGAFPMDWIDMGVVALGNFVGNIIPNGMLNDLLVDGIIGGAGSVLVFLPNILILFFFISLLEGSGYMARAAFIMDNIMHRFGLHGRSFIPMIMGFGCNVPAILATRSMRNRGDRILTMLIIPFMSCSARLPVYILIISAFFKKYEAWVLIGIYAVGILFAFITAQVLNKTVFKNKETPFVMELPTYRLPTFRNVMYHMWDKTQHYLKKIGTIILLGVIIVWALEYFPRTTEKTADFEKQIEQIEVSELTVEQKEAQILKVNHTQESDRLINSYLGRIGKFIQPVMRPLGFDWKMSIAVVAGLPAKEIVVSTMGVLYQTQDGEDTINLQRKLQNEVHHTGKRIGQPVFTTPVALAFIIFILIYFPCIGVVATIKNESGSWKWAAFSVLYTTGLAWVAAFVTYNIAQLFA; via the coding sequence GTGAAATTAAGCGAAGCTAGAAATAATGAGCCGGTGGTTATAACCAAAGTCTTGGGTCATGGTTCGTTCCGGAAGAGAATTACTGAAATGGGATTTATCCGTGGCAATGAAGTTAGGGCCATTAAAAATGCCCCTTTTAAAGGACCCACCGAATACAAAATTCTGAACTACAATATAACTCTCCGAAAATCGGAAGCCGAGCAAATTGAAGTTATTCCTGCAAAAGAATTTAAAAAAACATATCCCGATCATTTTGAAGGTACAATCGATAGGAATATCGACCTGGTAAACCAATCGGAGCGCACACGAACAATTAATGTTGCACTGGTTGGAAATCCGAATTGTGGAAAAACTACCCTTTTCAATTTTATCTCCGGATCAAAGGAAAAAGTGGGAAACTACAGCGGCGTTACTGTTGATATTCATAAAGCAACCTTTAAAAAAGGCCATTACACATTCAATTTTTACGATCTTCCGGGAACTTACAGTTTGACCGCCTATTCAAAAGAAGAAATATTTGTAAGGCAGTTCATTTACGAGCAAACGCCAGATATTGTTATCAACGTATTAGACTCCACTAATCTGGAGCGAAGCCTGTTCCTAACCACTCAACTCATTGATATGGACCTGCGCTGTATTATGGCGCTAAACATGTTCGACGAGTTGGAAAAAAATAAACTCAAGCTCGACAAAGACGAACTCTCAAAACTTACCGGGATACCGCTTATTCCAACAGTGAGTTCTAAAGGATTAGGGCTGGATTCTCTTATCGAAAAAGTAATAGAAGTTTTTGAAGGTCGCGATACTATTTCTCGTCACATTCATATCAACTACGGGAAAGATCTTGAAGAATCAATAAAAACCATTCGTAAGAAAATTAAGGAAGACAAACCAATTACTGATAAAATTTCTTCTCGGTTTTTGGCGATTAAATTACTTGAAAAAGACAATCAGGTAATTGAATTGTTATCCAGGTATTCAAACTTTAATGAAATACAACAAGTTACCCTAAAGGAGATAAAGAAGATAGAACTGCTGGAAAACGACGATAGCGAAACCGTTATTGCCAATGCCAAATACAGTTTTATTGCCGGTGCCCTGCGCGAAACATACACTAACAAACACAAGGAGAAGAAAACCCGTTCGGAAAAAATTGATAGCATATTAACCAATCGCTACCTGGGATTTCCAATATTTACCGCACTTTTATTTTTTATCTTCTGGACAACTTTTAAGCTGGGTGCATTCCCGATGGACTGGATTGATATGGGTGTTGTAGCACTTGGAAATTTTGTGGGCAATATAATTCCGAATGGAATGCTAAATGACTTGTTGGTGGATGGAATTATTGGTGGTGCCGGAAGTGTGCTGGTATTCCTGCCCAATATTCTTATTCTGTTCTTTTTTATCTCTTTACTCGAAGGATCGGGATACATGGCACGGGCAGCTTTTATTATGGATAATATTATGCACCGTTTTGGATTGCATGGACGGTCATTCATACCAATGATTATGGGATTTGGTTGTAACGTTCCGGCTATATTGGCAACACGATCGATGCGTAACCGAGGAGACCGAATCCTCACCATGCTCATCATTCCTTTTATGTCGTGCAGTGCTCGTCTTCCTGTTTATATTTTAATCATTTCGGCTTTTTTTAAGAAATATGAAGCCTGGGTTTTAATCGGAATTTATGCTGTCGGAATTCTTTTTGCGTTTATCACTGCGCAGGTACTCAATAAAACGGTATTCAAGAATAAAGAGACACCTTTTGTAATGGAGCTTCCCACCTATCGACTGCCAACATTCAGAAATGTAATGTATCACATGTGGGATAAAACCCAACATTACCTGAAAAAAATTGGAACGATAATTTTACTTGGAGTAATTATTGTTTGGGCACTTGAATATTTTCCGCGAACAACAGAAAAAACAGCTGATTTTGAGAAGCAAATCGAGCAAATAGAAGTTTCAGAATTAACAGTAGAACAAAAGGAAGCTCAAATATTAAAAGTAAACCATACGCAGGAATCTGATCGTTTGATAAACTCATATCTCGGACGAATTGGGAAATTCATTCAGCCGGTAATGAGACCGCTGGGATTCGACTGGAAAATGAGCATAGCAGTTGTAGCCGGGCTTCCTGCAAAGGAAATTGTGGTGAGTACGATGGGTGTTTTATACCAAACTCAGGATGGAGAAGACACCATAAATTTGCAGCGAAAATTACAAAATGAGGTTCACCATACAGGAAAACGAATTGGGCAGCCTGTTTTTACAACACCTGTTGCGCTGGCATTTATAATATTTATTCTAATTTACTTCCCGTGTATTGGGGTAGTTGCCACTATTAAAAACGAATCGGGCTCATGGAAATGGGCAGCCTTTTCAGTTTTATATACCACCGGGCTTGCCTGGGTTGCAGCGTTTGTTACCTATAATATTGCTCAGTTGTTTGCATAA